One Coffea arabica cultivar ET-39 chromosome 5c, Coffea Arabica ET-39 HiFi, whole genome shotgun sequence DNA window includes the following coding sequences:
- the LOC113690712 gene encoding uncharacterized protein isoform X1 yields MAEETPEGHLVESMSAEEEASPNKNDGNDGTSSEESSLGRCLSTLISTIIQDFDNRAEHTLRSQDQLSFALHRLTAELDQLLDDAPLPFVMQHAARISGVRKRFTSLNSVLKSIQRRIDNIDRTLSAASLQDSVMFITAHCAHIE; encoded by the exons ATGGCGGAAGAAACGCCGGAAGGACACCTGGTAGAGTCCATGTCGGCGGAGGAGGAGGCCTCACCCAATAAGAATGATGGGAATGACGGGACAAGTTCGGAAGAATCTTCACTGGGAAGGTGTCTCTCTACCTTGATCTCTACGATAATTCAAGATTTCGATAACAGAGCTGAACACACTCTTCGCAGCCAAGATCAACTCTCCTTCGCCCTCCATCGTCTTACTGCAG AGCTTGATCAATTGTTAGATGATGCACCATTGCCTTTCGTTATGCAGCATGCTGCCAGAATTTCTGGTGTTAGGAAAAGGTTTACATCTCTAAATTCAGTTTTAAAGTCCATACAGCGCCGCATTGATAATATAGATCGAACCTTGTCAGCTGCCTCGCTCCAAG ATTCTGTGATGTTCATTACAGCCCATTGTGCACATATTGAATAG
- the LOC113690712 gene encoding uncharacterized protein isoform X2, with the protein MAEETPEGHLVESMSAEEEASPNKNDGNDGTSSEESSLGRCLSTLISTIIQDFDNRAEHTLRSQDQLSFALHRLTAELDQLLDDAPLPFVMQHAARISGVRKRFTSLNSVLKSIQRRIDNIDRTLSAASLQEKVLTESGGTH; encoded by the exons ATGGCGGAAGAAACGCCGGAAGGACACCTGGTAGAGTCCATGTCGGCGGAGGAGGAGGCCTCACCCAATAAGAATGATGGGAATGACGGGACAAGTTCGGAAGAATCTTCACTGGGAAGGTGTCTCTCTACCTTGATCTCTACGATAATTCAAGATTTCGATAACAGAGCTGAACACACTCTTCGCAGCCAAGATCAACTCTCCTTCGCCCTCCATCGTCTTACTGCAG AGCTTGATCAATTGTTAGATGATGCACCATTGCCTTTCGTTATGCAGCATGCTGCCAGAATTTCTGGTGTTAGGAAAAGGTTTACATCTCTAAATTCAGTTTTAAAGTCCATACAGCGCCGCATTGATAATATAGATCGAACCTTGTCAGCTGCCTCGCTCCAAG AGAAAGTGCTAACAGAAAGCGGGGGAACACATTAA